The Fusarium poae strain DAOMC 252244 chromosome 2, whole genome shotgun sequence nucleotide sequence CAAGAGCGGCGGCTGGGAAGACTGAAAGTCATTTATGGGAAGTGTAACCTCTGTGTCGTCTAACGTAGCACCTTCGGGCTCGGCTTCCACTTCAATGTGTGGTGTGGCCGACCTTGTAGGCGCAATTGATCGCGTCTCCTGAATAAGATGGTTCCGTAGTGTCGAATGCAATTCGTGATATGCAGAGCCTGGTAGAAAGATGCCATCTTCTGATACCCCCTCTGGTGTAAATGGTTGCAGTTGATCGATGTACGGATATTCTGTAATAATGTCAATCGGAACTGTGTCCATAGACACATGGATAGTAGGGTCAATCTCGACAGAGTGATGAGATTGGCCATTCTGGCTGAAGTAGAGCAGATCGGCAACAGCATTGTCTGTTCGACGCTGCGATGTAGGTGACGATATGTCAATTATAGGAGGTCTTTGGATAGATACATAGCCATCTGCTGTGTTGGAGCTGGTATCTGATGGTCTCTCGGTGGCGACAAGACTCGACCGACCTATGATGTCAAAGGGATCAATACAAACCGTTGGTCCTCTCAGAACATCAGCTTACCATGTGTGCGGCTCTGTGCATAACTATTGGTAAAGTTGCTACGATCTTCCTCCCCTTCATCGGTCTCGGCTCCATTGTAATCACGGATAACTTCATCCGTAACATCTAAGATCTCGAATTCCTTAGGCGGTTTCCTGCGGGCCATCTTGCGCATCGAAGGATGACGTGCATTCAAGCACCGGGCATGCTCAGCCCGGAAGGCAATCTTGAGGCCCCATTCGCAGGGTTCGTTGCGACGGCGACATGTACCGCAGGAGGGTCGAGCTTCGTCGCATTTGCGCTTCTTACGTCTGCAATTGAGACATCCTGATCGCGTGCGCTTGTGCTTTGCGGGCTCGGCTCGAGAGGGACGTTCCATAAGACAATTGTAGCCGGTGTTGGCAATAAGAATGGGTGAGTTATTGGGATGTTGGTGTAAAGGAGTGGAGATGGGGAAGAAGGGTATCAATCAGGAAAGAGATGTCCTAATTCTGGAGGATAACGGCAGTTGCAGCCAGACTTGATGCCTGCCCGATGACATAAAGGTTTAGGAATTAACAACTAAAACTCTACTAAGTTGAAACAGAATAACATGGCCTGGcaattttgtctcttgtgcTTTTGCAACGCTGATTACTTACTACCTAATGCCATCTCCTTGGATGGGATTAGTCCACCTCGGCTTAGACTTGCCCAAAACACAGCAGCATTGCAACTTGTGTGGGGATTGTCCAAAATTGCTTCATTGCAGATACTTTGATGCGGAGTTGCTAGATATATGTTAGTGTCTTCTTTCAATCCCGGTATGATTGCCGTTAGAATGTGGGGATAGGATCAATGGATTGTCAATTTGGCAATTGCAAGCGGACTTTACAAGAGACTAAAAGCAGCATGTAACTACCTGACTTACTTGATGGAGTGGTTACTTGTGTTGGAGTGTCTTGTGACCTCTCTTTGTCTATTGTGATTTAATGCCTGGCTTAATCAACATGGGAAGCTGTTTGTCCgaattgtttgtttgtttatttACAAGACTCTTTTCATCATGAACAAAACAATTCTCAAAACTCATTTGCCGTGTATTCCCGCTGTTACAGATAAAACCCCTGAGAACATTTCGTTTATAGGTGACTATACGGCTAGAATCCACCTTTTGGAGAAAAAACAAGGCAATTAGACGCTCTCCATCCCTGAATTCGGGTGCCTAAACTCGCCGAACACGCTATCTATTGGAAAAGTTGGTTCGTGACAAGAGACAAATAAATAAGCTACCTAATTTATGCCATTTTCACAgagcctttattattaggctatttatttcaTATACTAACTAAATCTTAGAGGTCTTCCTTGTGGCGCTTGCAGATGCCTTCTGTGTTAACCCGCAAAATACAACCCCAGACGATGCTGAATGTCACAGTGACCTGACTAGGTCCCCACGGGGAAAATCGCACCAAGACCTTGGAACTAACCTTGCTTTACGCGATTCAATCCAATGGATCATAATTCTTTATTGCGATggtacagtacagtaaaTAATGATCGCGGTATATATATCAACATGAATTCGCCCCATCTTTTTTTGTTCGAAAGGTGTTGTTGTTCTGTATCGGATAGCATCAGCAAAAGTTACAGCTGCTGGATAGCTTCAATTACATACATTCTTCACTTTTAACTTCTTTCAATCCCTGGTCGCCCTCCATGACTATTCTCGTCGGCAAGCCCCTGGACTGGGCCATCACAGCGACTGCTGGCTCAggtttcctcctcttcggtTATGACCAGGGTGTCATGTCAGGCCTCTTGACAGGCACAGCCTTCACCAACACCTTTCCTGAGATTGATACTACAGCAAACGGCAACGGCAGTTCCTCTCTGCAGGGAACTGTAGTCGCTATCTACGAGATTGGATGTTTCTTTGGTGCCATCTTCTGTCTTGTGTTCGGTGAATACTTTGGAAGACGCAAGTGTATATTGATGGGATGTGTCGTTCTCAGCATTGGAGCTGCCCTCCAAGCCTCTGCTTTTGGTATTCCCCAGATGATTGTTGGCCGTATTGTCGCGGGCTTGGGAAATGGCATGAACACCAGTACCATTCGTAAGTTGGCCCAATTCCGTCAAACAAGGTATCCAGCTAACATCCTGCAGCTGTGTGGCATTCTGAACTGATGAAGGCCAATAACCGTGGAAAGGGTCTTGCCATTGAACTCGCGATCAACATCTTTGGAGTCATGCTGAGCTATTGGGTCGACTATGGCATGTCCTTTGTCAGCAACGATTCTCAGTTCCGATTCCCACTAGCCTTCCAGATCTTCTTCGCCATTCTGACTTTTATCGGTATTCTTCTCTTACCCGAGTCTCCTCGTTGGCTCATCAACCACGACCGCCATGAAGAGGCCCGCGAAGTTCTTTGGGCTGTGCGGAAGAACGCCAAGTCCATCTCGAAAGACGATGAGTCCGTCAGTCGCGCTATTGCGGAAATCCAGCATGCTATCAACGAAGAGCGAGAGGCGGCGCAGACCAGCAGCTTCAAGGCTATGTGGAAGAATGGAGAGCAGAAGTTCCTGTACCGAACAATGCTTGGTATTGGTGGACAATTTATGCAGCAGGTAAGGCATTAGACAAGCCCTTTAGGGTGACATGGCTAACAACTGTTCTTTACAGCTTTCTGGTATCAACTTGATCACATATGTGAGTATAACCTTCCAGACCCTTCAGCATGAACCCAACTGACAACTCCCAGTACGCCCCAGTCATCTTCCAGGAATCTGTTGGCATCTCGCACAATCTAAGTCTCTTACTAGCTGGCTTCAACGGTGTCGCttacttcttctcctctctcATCCCAATTTGGATTATTGACCGCCTGGGTCGCCGAAAGTTGATGATGTTCGCCGCAGCTGGCCAGGCAGTCTGCATGGCTGTTCTAGCAGGAACTGTGTCGACTGGACAGCCAGGCCCTGGAATCGTCGCCATCGTCATGCTGTTCCTGTTCAGTAAGTTTTATCTAAGAAAGAGAGAGCTATGGAACTAACAGAGTTGCagacttcttctttgctGTGGGATTACTCGCCATTCCTTGGTTGCGTAAGTTAGAACAGTTTATGCATATGAAGCCAAGTAATAGACTAACACCATCTCAGTGCCCGCCGAATACGCCCCTTTGGCTATCCGTACTCGTGCCGCCGCCCTCGCTACCGCCTCCAACTGGATCTTCACCTTCCTCGTTGTCGAAATCACTCCCGTATCCATCTCGAGTATCGGCTGGAAGACATATATCTACTTCTGTATCTTCAACGCCTGTTTCGTTCCTCTTATCTACTTCTTCTACCCCGAGACTCGACTATTATCCCTCGAGCAGATCGACAAGCTGTTTACAGGCTCAAAGGTTCTTCTTCACTGGGATCATAGCATGGGTGTTCCTGGAGAGGCTTCAGAAAAGAGTGATGGTGAGACGGGCAAGGCGTCACATGATGAGAAAACCGAAACAGAAGTCCATATGCGTGAGTAGAACATACGCAATTGGTAGGTATTTATACAGGTTATATGATACTTCTCAAGTGTCTCTTCCGCCTTGAAGTTCAGGAGCGTTTCAATTTATGTTCATTCGACAGTATAAGGCATTGTCTCGGTCCACTGAAATGGCATCGTGGTAAATAAAATAACAATTGACAGTCCGATTGATACCTTCTATACTATATCGAAGCTCACTTCCATTTGAACCAGCTTGGTTTCTTCTTGTCAGTCTCCTGATTCTTCTTCCATTCCGTTTCCTCCTGGGCCATCCAAGCCTGCATCCTCATGCACTTCTCCTCCATTTGAGCATCCGTCAAGAAACCCCGCCCACCGTCCTCTGCAGTATCTTTATCCTTGGATCCTAGGTAGGATCCCTTTGTCACACCCAGTGTATCGCATAGCCCTTCCGACTTTTCTATCAGCCATACTCCGTGTCGGAGGCCATCGCGCCAATGCGGTGGCAGGGTCTTGTAGCCAAGCAACGCCCCAAGAAGAGCACCGGCAAAACAAGCATTTGTGTCTGCGTCTCCACCCTCCATGACAAGGTCGGTTATGAACTTTTCGAAGATAGTAAGCTGAGAGCATAGTTGGCCGGATGACTTGAGCTGGCGTAGTGCAAGGCGAAGGAGCAGAATGCCAGAGCCAAAGGTCTTGTAGACGTAACCAATCTTGTAACTCTCGTCCAAATTGAGGTCTGCGAGTTTTTGAGCTGTGGCATGTTGTCTGAACTCAGCAAGATCTAGTTGCGGCTCGTCTTGTCTGTCGGGATCTTGGAGCTCCTTTTCGCGAAGCTGGGTATACCACGCAAGACCAGTTTCGATCAAGTTGTCAACGTCTTGTTCATCGTATATCTCACCAAGTACAAGACCCCTGACGAGAGCAGTTCCAATCGCACAGGAAACCACACATCTTGGGTCCACGTGGGTAACCACGGAGAAATCGGCTGCGATCTGGAAAGTTTCCTCGATCGACTTCCCGAGACACATTAGTCCCAGCGGATGCGTTCTCATCAAGCTTCCATTGGGCGCAGCGTTGTATTTGCTCGCGACCCAAAACTTTCGAGCTGTTCCTTCAGGGTCGTCGAGATACGATTTGCTCCTAACGATACCACCAACAGTCCGCCCCAAACCAAGAGGCAGAGTATCGAGAGCTCTCAATCCCATGCGTACCCAGACTGAGAGCCTCGAGGCAAAGTCTTGCGGATCTAGCTTCTTGCCATCGCCATGGAGATACGAGAGCAGTATTAATATAGCATGGTCACTATCGTCACTCCACTCTCCAGGGCGATGAAAATTTCTGTGATGATCGCGACGAAAGGGAGTGGCTTTCTCGACAGGGAGTAGCGTAAAGGTGCGGTCGGGATAAGCCTTTGAGGAGATCTCAGCAGAGAGAAATTCGGTGTACAACCCGATTGCGTCTCCTAAGGCTGAGCCAAAGACAGTACCAATAATACGGTCTTGGAGGTGTGAGGGCTCCAAGGCTTTGTGTGCATTTGGTGATAATGATATGGAAGTCATGTCTCGAATTATGGTGAAGTAAATTGACTACGGAGATTTCATAGACATAAGAAACAagataaagactttattaaatactacctaggtacctactacaTACACGTTCAGCTGAGGCAGCCAAATTAATGAAACAACCTCACAAGGCACCTACCTACTGAGTTGAGGTTAGTGCCCTGATCTGGGCGGTGGCAGTGAAGACGCCACGGTACACCAGGATGGACTCTATTTTAGTCTTGACACAACTTAATTGACAGCTGCTAACAGTCTGTTTTATTGCAGCTTTTCAAGTCTTGCTTTTGATCCGTATCGTCAATAGATAAATCATTGTTCTTAGGTACTTATGCATATATGGATAACTCCCATGACGATTGCGTGGCGCCTGGAGGTATAATGATTCGTACTGTCATGTCTTCAAGACTCTTTTCCCTATCGATCAATCCCGCCCAACCCTTGCTGAAGACTCGATCCTTTGAGCTGTTGCCTCCTCTCTATTCCTTCTATGTTGATGAGATAATACAACCGTCACACCGTTCCTGCTTCTTGTACTCGTTCCCAGATCAAACCATTCGGATAGAACCTTCTTGTTGGATGGCGATTCTTGAAAGTTGTTAGACACCCGGAAGGTCGATACATGGGTCTTGCTTCTCAAACATGCCACTTACTCCGTTGGGGACGATATCACCTCATCCTTAtttcttcgtctttcgtgGGGGTGATCGCATTTGAAAGTCCGGTGGAAGTTACTTTGGGATCCTAACCGATGCACATACTGCTAGAGATTTTGCAGTGTAGTGTTCATTCCTTCCTCAAACGGGTCCTGCCCAATGTGAGGCAACGGATTCTGAGTTACACAAAGCTTTTTTACCTTGAAGGATGTCTTGTTGCTCTTCTTTGCGAATCTTCTTATTTCACGCGTATATCTAAAAGTCAGCTCTTGTATTCGAATTCAGTATGTATTAAACCTGTATCTATATTTCTCTTCTGGTTGTATGTTAATCTTCGTTGAGCTTCTGACATTAAAAGGCcgaggtaggtacctacttcTTCGTGGGCTCTTTCGGTTTCTGTGTGGGTGAGTCGCCTGCCTAAATCGTTCTCCAggtctttctttttgttttacGTCGTTGTCTTCTCTAACGTAGTGCTCTTTCCGGGTATCGTTTTCATGGGTTTCGGTGGTCAGGAGCAAAGAACCTCGCAGGATGTCTATAAGAACGCCCTTCTCccttctttttgttctttttttttctcttctcttttctccatGGAATGAAGTAGAGTTTACTCTCGACTTCACTGATCTGAAGTCTGACGTTCAAGGTGTCGGCAGGTGAAGCGTCTTCTGAGTcccccccctcccccccTCCCCCCTTGACTAACCACCCAGAGACGTGGTGGGTATAAGGTAGCCCCAGTCCAATTTTTGGTTGCTTTCATTGTGTCCCTGGTATTACACTACCTCCAGGTGATGCACAATATTTTTTCATTGCATTCAACGGCTTGCCGGTGGTGCAAAGAAGAAAACTAGCCTTCCCCTCCGTGAATGTTGTGTTGACACTAGGTCATGTTTGGGGTGGGATGACTGGAAGCTTTGTGATGAGCCCGACATGATGTCTGGGATGGGAGCGATGAATGAAGGAGTTTAGTTTGTTAGCAAAAGGGAGCTGGTCTTATTTATGGTCCAAGAGAAACAAAGCTTTGTTGTGTGCCGAAGTCTGTTTGCCACTTGTGTGTGTTAAATCCCACTCGGGTCCTGCGATATACTTTTTTGCCTTGTAAAGCGTAGTCGATGTGAACCATGCTTATTGGACTTGAACTTAATAGAAACCTCAATCCtcattaataaagtatatttcttTCAACTATGCAGATGCGCAGTGGCCTCCATCCACGCGCAAGTCCGTCCCTGTCACGAAAGAGGCACCCTCAGACAGCAAAAACACCGCCGGCGCCTTGAAGTCCTCGGGGGCACCCAGACGTCCCAGAAGAGCACCAGCCATCCATGTCTTCTCGACCTCGGGGTTCTCTTGTAGCAGCTGATCCGTCATGGCAGTTCGAATGTAGCCGGGAGACAACGTGTTGACTCGAATTCCGTATTGACCCCATTCCTGAGCGACCGATCGACACATTTGCTGGACTGCGGCTTTGCTAGAGTTGTATGCTGTGCAAGAAAGACCCTAATTGTTGTTAGCATTGTTGTAGTTACAAGATGCGTGATTGACTTGCTCGATTGGCAATGTTGCCTGACATGCTTCCGATAATCACAATGCTTCCAGGACTGTTCTTTTCTCGTAGTACTCTTGCAGCATATTTGCAAGTGTTGAAGACACCAGTCACATTAACTCGCAGAATTCGGTCAAAGTCTGCAGCAGGATAGTCAAGAGCTGCAATTTGCTGCTGGATGCCAGCACAGGCAATGGTCCCCCAGAACGGTGCTCCAAACCTGTCAGCTTCGGCTGCGATCTCCTTCATCGCTGTCTCGACAGACTGCTCGTCTGTAACATCACATTTCCGGTACGACACGGAAACTTTGTTGGCTGTGGCGAGTTTGTTGAGCTGTGCCCACTCTGCTTGCGATGGCTCTTCGAGAATGTCTAAACAGGCTACGCTGCCACCGGCTTCAACCACAGCGATGGCCAGAGTGATACCTAAACCACGAGCTCCACCTGTGATGGCGACGGTCTTGTTCTCAAGTGAGAAGAGCTTGTAGGTTGACGCTTTTGAGGCGGGTGTTTCTTGCGACTCGGGCACATTGGCCGGGAGCTCAATGTCTGAGACGATAGCGGGAGCCATGGTAAGATCGAGGCTGTTGAGGCACGAGTAATCGATTGACAAGAGTTGAAGCTGATGAGAAATGAAATGTTGGAAAGACTCGTCAGGTTATACGGTCGTCTAGAGTATCCATTTCTGGAGATGCCAAGGTTGGTCTGACATTCATGAGTTGGCAAATTTCCATAGCAATATTCGGAGGGAAGTTGGATGCGAAGGATGATGTGTCGGAATCAGATTCGAAAGTCAATTGGAGTATTGGAAGGGGTTATTGTAGCCGGAGGTTGTCACATTGTCATGTCGTGGGGATTGTTTGGTGGACGTGAGAGGAGCTAGAATGGAACAAAAAGAATCGATCATTCTGGCGGTTACCTTATTAGTACCTAGACACAAGTTTGGGTTTGTATCACCGTATTAGCCCATCTAGTCGTCGACATCATTTTGAACAGTCTCTCGTTAGACAAACGAAATTCTTTTTCTCGGCTATTACTCCCAATTATCCATACAAAGATTACACGGTAAAAGTTGACACCGGAGCTATAACGGCATACCGACCTAATAAGGTAGCATTGATGCGGGTGTTCCTCAAGTCTAATACCAAggtagcataaactgacctttCAATATTTGTCTTTCCCCGCAGAGTCACCGTATTCTCAGGGGGGGCAGTTCTAAGCGCTTTCTATGGATCTCTACCCTAACCTGTAGAGGGAAAGCCGACATTCGGCTGCCTCCACATTCCCCATATAGAAAGAAGCCTTGCAGCAAGATGGCAGTCTAAGAGGATCCAATACCCCAGAACCCCACGGCGCTTTCTCTTACCTTGTAGGGAATATTCGAGAGTTGTAGCAGAACATCATCAACCTTGCGAGGACAATCACGCGGAAGAGATGCTTTCAGAAATGCTTATATCTCAAGCGAAGTTGTCGACTCGGCAGCTCAATTCATCTCCCATCCCCTGTCTGAGAACAATCGCAATCTCAACTCAAGATGGCACCCAGTGCAGTTATCCCAGAGACACAAGATGAGCACACAGCTTTATCCAACGTCGTCAAGTTGATCAAGAACGACGATGCCAAAACAATTGATCTTGCTTTGCGACAATTCCGTTGCTTGATTGCTGATCTATGTGAGCAATTCAAGGGCGGTCACCCTGGGTAAAGTCATATAGTCTTGAACAAAAGTGTCGCGTATACTGACCAGCTCCAGAGGTGCTATGGGAATGGCCGCCATTGGCCTTGCCCTCTGGAAATACATTATGCAATACTCTCCCAACGACCCGGACTACTTCAACCGCGATCGCTTCGTTCTCTCCAACGGCCACACATGTCTCTTCCAGTACACATTCCTTCATCTCACTGGCTACAAGGCCATGACATTTGAGCACCTCAAGTCTTATCACTCCTCCAACTACGACTCTCTGGCACCAGGACATCCCGAAATCGAGCATGAAGGAATCGAAGTGACTACGGGCCCTCTCGGTCAAGGCATTGCCAACGCTGTCGGTCTTGCCATGGCTACCAAGAATCTTGCCTCCACCTACAACAAGCCTAATTTCGAACTCGTCAATAACATGACGTATTGCATGATAGGGGACGCATGTCTGCAAGAAGGTGTCGCTCTTGAAGCCATCCAGCTGGCGGGCCACTGGAAACTCAATAACTTGGTAGTCATGTATGACAACAACCAGGTTACCTGCGATGGCAGCGTCGATCTCTGCAACACCGAAGATGTCAACGCCAAGATGTGCGCTTGCGGCTGGGATGTGATTGAAGTTGAGGACGGTTGCTACGATGTTGAGGGTATCGCCAAGGCTCTCATTAAAGCCAAGGAAAGCACAGATAAACCCACATTCATCAACATTCACACCGTCATCGGCGTTGGTAGCAAGGTTGCTGGTGACGCTAAGGCTCACGGTGCTGCCTTTAGCCCTGATGGTGTCAAAGCCGTCAAGGAGCACTTCGGCATGGATCCTGATAAGCATTACGTCGTTTCTGATGAGGTCTACAGATTCTTCCGTGACCGCAAGGTCCGCGGCGATCGCCTCGTAGAAGActggaagaatctcgtcgaCGCTTACAGCAAAGAGTACCCCGAGCTTCACCAGGAGTTCATCAAGCGTGTCGAGGGTCGTTTCACAGAAGACTGGCGAGGTATTATTCCTGCTAAGGAGTCCCTGTCTACTACTCCCACGCCTTCTCGAAAGTCTGCTGGCATCATCTGTAACCCTCTGGCTGCCAAGCTTAAGAAC carries:
- a CDS encoding hypothetical protein (TransMembrane:11 (o64-84i91-109o115-136i148-166o181-200i271-293o313-333i345-364o370-395i407-426o438-456i)), producing MTILVGKPLDWAITATAGSGFLLFGYDQGVMSGLLTGTAFTNTFPEIDTTANGNGSSSLQGTVVAIYEIGCFFGAIFCLVFGEYFGRRKCILMGCVVLSIGAALQASAFGIPQMIVGRIVAGLGNGMNTSTIPVWHSELMKANNRGKGLAIELAINIFGVMLSYWVDYGMSFVSNDSQFRFPLAFQIFFAILTFIGILLLPESPRWLINHDRHEEAREVLWAVRKNAKSISKDDESVSRAIAEIQHAINEEREAAQTSSFKAMWKNGEQKFLYRTMLGIGGQFMQQLSGINLITYYAPVIFQESVGISHNLSLLLAGFNGVAYFFSSLIPIWIIDRLGRRKLMMFAAAGQAVCMAVLAGTVSTGQPGPGIVAIVMLFLFNFFFAVGLLAIPWLLPAEYAPLAIRTRAAALATASNWIFTFLVVEITPVSISSIGWKTYIYFCIFNACFVPLIYFFYPETRLLSLEQIDKLFTGSKVLLHWDHSMGVPGEASEKSDGETGKASHDEKTETEVHMRE